In candidate division KSB1 bacterium, the sequence TGAATGCCTGCACGGCCAAGGGAGCCGGTTTGGGCAGACTGCAGCCGGAGTCGAAGAACTGCAGCACTTTGCTCATGAGAGATGCGCGGGCGGTTGCGTCGCCGTAGCCGCCGAATTGAAACGAGACGCCCAGCGTGCGATATGTGCCGTTGTCGTAACCGATGCCGCAGGCATACGTCGGACTGCTGTTGGTAAAAAATACCGAGGCGCCGTCGCCGGGCACAAGCCGATCGATGTAGTTTTGGCTTGCTCCGTAAGCCGCCGAAGCCTGCCAGCCGCAAAACGATGCCCTGATGGTGCCCAGATCGCCCAGGCCGTCCGCGCCGCCAAAGATGTTAAATTTGGGCTGCAGAGCGGTAACCGGATCCCATGCCCACGTATCGCCGCCTTCCATGTAAACTTTTCCGCCGCCGTTGAGGTAGGATACGAGTTTTGTGATGGCCGTGGCATCGGTTGAGGCGTTAAGGACGTAGGTATTGGGGTTCACACCGAGACAGACGAAAACATAATTGTAATTTGTAAGCGTTTCTGAGGAGATGGAGGTGACGGTCTTGGAGGTTTTGCCGTTGCCGGTTAAAGCCGCGGCGATAGCCGAAGCGCTGGTTGTCGATTTGCCTCCGGCGTTCCAGATCAGGGCGTTCTGAGCATACAGAGCGCCCTCCAGCCAAAGCAGAAAGGCGAAAAAAAGACGGCTTGTTTTCATAATGATTTCTCTTCTCTTATTGCGGTCAGTGATAACACCTGCCTGAACAGTGGTATTCCCAGGCTTGAGTTTGCGGCTTTTACGGGGGCGGAACAGAGACAGGAGGATTTTTAAGCCGCCTGGATAATAACTATTACAACTATAAGATAATAGGCGGCCGATAAAGTTGCAATAATTTCTTTTTCAGATGGTTAGGGTTCAATCTCGTTAAAGATGGTCTCGACGTCGGCAAGCGTTTTAGCCTTGAGCAGCCTTTTTCGCGTCTTGTCCTCGCGGATCAATCGTGAGAGCTTGGCCAGAACGGCGAGATATTCGCTGACGGCTTTGAGTGGAGTACCGAGGAGAAAGATCAGGTTGACCGGTTCGCCGTCCGCTGCCCCGAAATCAACGCCTTTTTTCAGCCGCGTCATGGCGATGGTGATCTGGTCGATCTCCTGAGTACGGGCGTGCGGCAGTGCGACGCCTTTACCGATGGCCGTGCTGCCGAGGCTCTCCCGTTCGAAAACAGCATCAGCGAATTTCTGCACATTTTTTACAGCGCCCTGCAGCTTCATCAGCTCCACAGTCTTTAAAATGGCTTCTTCCTTGTTCGCAGCTTCAACGTCCAAGAAAATAAGGCTGTGGCGCATGTAATCGATGATTCTCAAAACAAGCTCCTTCTGGGGGAAATGGCAAGCGGCAAAAAAAAAGACAGCTCCCGCTGTCCAACCAGGATTTTTCATTATGAATTTAAATAGAAGGCTTTTAAAAGTCAATATGATTTACGTAAAAGAATTTACACGTTTGAGATGAGAAACGCAGCCGCTGCTGCAGTCACCGGCACCGAAGCCGGGACAAATAATCTCCCCCTCTACCTTTTGATTCACGACGCACTCTTGTTCATAAAAGGTGCACACTTGAATAATGCTTACTTCCGGTAAAACGGTCAAATAGTCGATATGCCAGCGAAGAGGCTTTACTTTTTTTCGATGTCGCTCGATGCGGCTTTCCAGCCCGCGACGAGCGCTGCCCGTGTACACGTAACAACCGGCAGGAAACCCCCAGTTGCCTAATTTCCCGACCGTTACGGTGATGTTCTTTTCCACAATCATCCATAACTGATAGGTCACGGCGTCTTCCGGCCGAGGAAGTTTATTCATATTCCCGACAAATTATTTTGTTTTTTCGGTCAATATATTTACCATAAAGCACAAAATCAATCCTCTATCGCAAAGGGAGCGAACGATCGACGCCGGCGGTAAAGCCGTGCCGCCCCCTCTTCGTTGTGGAAAAGAAAATTCGAGCCGCATTAAAAACAGTTATCGAATCATCTGTACGCGGGAAGCGGTCTATGCCCATGATCCTTGTTCTGACTTATCGCATTCACAGCTATGAGAGCGACTTTACCGGTCTGGCGCGGGTCGCGACGATTCTCAACTATCTGCAGGAAAGCGCCTGGAATCACGCCGAAGAACTGGGAGTCGGCTACAGTCATCTGTTGCAAAAAAATTTGGCCTGGGTCTTAGCAAGATTGCGCCTCAAGCTTTTCTCTTTGCCGCGTTGGGGCGAATCCGTCAAACTGGAAACGTGGCCTTCGGGCGCGGACCGGCTGTTCTGCTTTCGTGACTTTCGCCTCACGGATCAAAACGGCCGGATTCTGAGCCTGGCCACAACTTCCTGGCTGGCGATCGATTTGCAACACAAACGGCCGCAGAAAACCGAAACCTACATTGATCTGCCGACCGCCGATGCGGAGCGGGTTTTTGCCGAGTTCGCCGGAAAAGTTGCGGTTCCGGAGGGCGAGGTTGAGGTATCGACTTTTCGCGTCCTATACTCGCATCTGGACGTCAACGGACACATGAACAACGTCAAATATGTGGAGGCGGCCCTGGATTCATTGCCGCAGGATTTTGTCCGGCGGCACGCTCTCGATGAATTGACGATCAACTTTGTCAACGAGGCTTTGCTGGGCGATGAGATCGATGTTTTGACCGCCGTCCCGTCGGCCGATCAGCGGGTGCAGCAGATGAAACGCCGCAGCGACGGTGCCGAAGTCTGCCGATTGCACAGTATATGGCGGCCTTTCGAGGAATAACACCTGCTTTGGGAGAGCAATATGAAGCGCGTGATTTTTTTGTGGGCGATTGCGGTTCCCTGCTATGCGACCAAGTTTTTATCCGTAGAGTTTTCTCCGGATACGATTGTCGTCGGCAAGCGGATGGAAGTCGCTTTTGAGGTGAGCCGCAACTATGAAAACCCCTTCAATCCCACCGAGGTGGAGATTGATGCGGCTATCGCCGAACCCTCTGGGCGACGCCTGCTGGTGCCGGCTTTTTGGTATCAGGAGTTTTTCCGCAGCTTGGAGGGCGAGGAGGAAGTTCTAACTCCAGCCGGAAAAGCCGGTTGGCGGGTGCGCTTTATGCCGCGCGAAAGCGGCAGACACTCGATCTATCTGCAGGTGAAAGACATCGAGGGCACCAATCAGTCGGATCTGATGCACTTTACCGTCCATGAGGGAGAAAGCCGAGGCTTTATTCGCGTCGATGCGCGTAATCCCCGTTGGCTGAGCTTCGACGACGGCAGCTTTTATTTTCCCATGGGACAAAACGTAGCCTGGGCGACGAACCGCGGCACCTTCGACTATGACGACTGGATGAGGCCGATGGCGGAGGCGGGGGAAAACTGGATGCGCGTTTGGATGACACACTTTTACCGCGGCCAATCACTCGAATGGAATGCCTCGCACTGGAGCGGCTGGTACCACGGCCTCGGCCGCTACAGCCTGCAGGGAGCCTGGAAACTGGACTATATCATCGAGCAGGCGGAAAAGCTCGGCATTTACATTCAGCTCGTCACCCAGCATCACGGTCAGTTTTCCCAGACTGTTAATCCTAATTGGGACGATAATCCTTACAACATTGCAAACGGCGGCTTTTTGCGCAGCGGCGATGAATTCTTTACCAACGAGCAGGCCAAAGAGCTTTACAAGCGCAAAATGCGCTATACGATCGCGCGCTGGGGATACAGTCCGGCGATTTTAGCCTGGGAGCTGTTCAATGAAGTTCAGTATACGAACAATTATGCACAGAACTATCCTAACGTTGCCGCCTGGCATCAGGAAATGGCGGCCTATATTCACCAAATCGATCCTTGGCGGCATCTGGTGACCACCAGCGCGCGCGACGAGGACGCCTTGATCTGGTCGGCGCCGGACATCGATCTGACGCAGATTCACTATTACGGCGCCGGCGTCAACGAAGCGCTGCGGCAGCGGCATTTGATGATGATCCAATACGGCAAGCCGAACATCATCGGCGAGTTCGGCGACAATTCCGCCGGCAGCGGCAGCGATACCACCGGCACGGTCATCCATCAGGCGGTGTGGGCGACGGCGCTTGTCGGCGGCGGCGCCATGCCGTGGTGGTGGGACAATTACATTCATCCGCATAAGCTCTATTACCATTGGCATGGGCTCAGCGCCTTTTGGCGCGGCGAAGACCTGCGCGTTGGGGACTTTCGCCCAGTCGGTCTGCAGGTCGAAGGCGGGCCGCAAACCGTTCAGGGAGTCAGGGTTTCTCCCGGGCGCGGGTGGGAGGCGTCGACTCGCAAAGAGTTCGAAGTGCAGCCGGACGGGACGGTTCTGGGAATCGGCGAGCTGTCGCAGTTTCTCCAGGGCAGCGACAAGGCGGCCATGGGACGCGAGGCGATATTTCATAC encodes:
- a CDS encoding PTS sugar transporter subunit IIA yields the protein MRIIDYMRHSLIFLDVEAANKEEAILKTVELMKLQGAVKNVQKFADAVFERESLGSTAIGKGVALPHARTQEIDQITIAMTRLKKGVDFGAADGEPVNLIFLLGTPLKAVSEYLAVLAKLSRLIREDKTRKRLLKAKTLADVETIFNEIEP
- a CDS encoding GIY-YIG nuclease family protein, with amino-acid sequence MNKLPRPEDAVTYQLWMIVEKNITVTVGKLGNWGFPAGCYVYTGSARRGLESRIERHRKKVKPLRWHIDYLTVLPEVSIIQVCTFYEQECVVNQKVEGEIICPGFGAGDCSSGCVSHLKRVNSFT
- a CDS encoding thioesterase, which gives rise to MPMILVLTYRIHSYESDFTGLARVATILNYLQESAWNHAEELGVGYSHLLQKNLAWVLARLRLKLFSLPRWGESVKLETWPSGADRLFCFRDFRLTDQNGRILSLATTSWLAIDLQHKRPQKTETYIDLPTADAERVFAEFAGKVAVPEGEVEVSTFRVLYSHLDVNGHMNNVKYVEAALDSLPQDFVRRHALDELTINFVNEALLGDEIDVLTAVPSADQRVQQMKRRSDGAEVCRLHSIWRPFEE
- a CDS encoding DUF5060 domain-containing protein is translated as MKRVIFLWAIAVPCYATKFLSVEFSPDTIVVGKRMEVAFEVSRNYENPFNPTEVEIDAAIAEPSGRRLLVPAFWYQEFFRSLEGEEEVLTPAGKAGWRVRFMPRESGRHSIYLQVKDIEGTNQSDLMHFTVHEGESRGFIRVDARNPRWLSFDDGSFYFPMGQNVAWATNRGTFDYDDWMRPMAEAGENWMRVWMTHFYRGQSLEWNASHWSGWYHGLGRYSLQGAWKLDYIIEQAEKLGIYIQLVTQHHGQFSQTVNPNWDDNPYNIANGGFLRSGDEFFTNEQAKELYKRKMRYTIARWGYSPAILAWELFNEVQYTNNYAQNYPNVAAWHQEMAAYIHQIDPWRHLVTTSARDEDALIWSAPDIDLTQIHYYGAGVNEALRQRHLMMIQYGKPNIIGEFGDNSAGSGSDTTGTVIHQAVWATALVGGGAMPWWWDNYIHPHKLYYHWHGLSAFWRGEDLRVGDFRPVGLQVEGGPQTVQGVRVSPGRGWEASTRKEFEVQPDGTVLGIGELSQFLQGSDKAAMGREAIFHTRFAQEIGFAVAVGSVSSWQPGRLQIFLDDNKTPLVNETPQPPQRFEIRVPAGEHRIRVFNAGVDWLTIDYFEFSGLPISAATGYALSNGETAYVWIYDRDYHAGASPHAALIGVIVTLPELAGEFEVEQWNPLTGERIGTFKVSDKQSIAVPLADFAVDTALKLRKTGTAVRGESRPVSFLLHPPSPNPFNASTTLCFELKQSEYVRIAVFNLLGEEVETLLDARLDAGSHRLSWSAEGLTSGVYWIKFTVAGQVQLVKAALIK